One genomic segment of Kordiimonas sp. SCSIO 12603 includes these proteins:
- the dapD gene encoding 2,3,4,5-tetrahydropyridine-2,6-dicarboxylate N-succinyltransferase, with product MSYADLENTISNAFEARDTINGQTTGEVRDAVNEALHLLDSGKARVASKEGGEWKVHQWLKKAVLLSFRLNDMEMIAGGPGENTNWWDKVPSKFEGWGADDFAASGFRAVPGAIVRKSAHISKGAVLMPSFVNLGAYVGEGTMVDTWTTVGSCAQIGANVHLSGGVGIGGVLEPLQAGPVIIEDNCFIGARSEIAEGVVVEEGAVVSMGVYIGASTKIVDRETGEVFMGRVPAYSVVVPGTLPGKPLPDGTPGPNLYCAVIVKRVDERTRSKTSINELLRD from the coding sequence ATGAGTTACGCTGATTTAGAAAACACCATCTCAAATGCTTTCGAAGCGCGCGATACAATTAACGGTCAGACAACCGGTGAAGTACGCGATGCAGTGAATGAAGCCCTTCATCTTCTGGATAGCGGTAAAGCCCGTGTTGCATCCAAAGAAGGTGGCGAATGGAAAGTACATCAGTGGCTCAAGAAAGCAGTACTACTTTCATTCCGCCTGAACGATATGGAAATGATCGCTGGCGGACCTGGTGAAAACACTAACTGGTGGGACAAAGTACCAAGCAAATTTGAGGGCTGGGGCGCTGATGACTTCGCAGCATCTGGTTTCCGTGCGGTACCTGGCGCGATTGTACGCAAATCAGCACATATTTCAAAAGGCGCTGTTCTTATGCCGTCTTTCGTGAACCTTGGCGCCTATGTAGGTGAAGGCACAATGGTTGATACATGGACAACGGTTGGCTCCTGTGCACAAATTGGTGCAAACGTTCACCTTTCTGGTGGCGTAGGCATTGGTGGAGTACTTGAACCACTTCAAGCTGGCCCGGTTATCATTGAAGATAACTGTTTCATTGGCGCGCGCAGCGAAATCGCTGAAGGTGTTGTTGTAGAAGAAGGTGCCGTTGTTTCCATGGGCGTTTATATTGGCGCTTCCACCAAAATCGTTGACCGCGAAACAGGCGAAGTATTCATGGGCCGTGTACCAGCATACAGTGTAGTTGTACCGGGCACACTTCCGGGCAAACCACTACCAGATGGCACACCTGGCCCGAATCTATATTGCGCTGTTATCGTGAAGCGTGTTGACGAACGCACACGATCCAAAACTTCCATCAACGAGCTGTTGAGAGACTAA
- the dapE gene encoding succinyl-diaminopimelate desuccinylase codes for MAIVDALELSQALIRHESVTPDKGDALDTLAYHLEKMGFTCHKMVFEEEGTDPVPNLYARLGTSSPNFCFAGHTDVVPVGAANRWSVDPFAAEVKDGQLWGRGASDMKAAIASFVSAVSRFLDKNNGEFTGSLSLLITGDEEGPAVNGTTKVLDWMVERGEKIDLCLVGEPTNPQELGQMIKVGRRGSLHGMITVDGTQGHVAYPNVAHNPIPDMVKVLAELNKEPLDAGNERFQPSNLEIVNVHVGNESHNVIPAEAHARFNVRFNNEFTPESLQAELIRRMDRAGVDYKIDWWLSGDSFLTPECSLSTAVADAAEKHTGRRPELSTTGGTSDARFIKNMCPVVEFGLVGATMHKIDEHVAVSDIETITDIYEDVINTLVK; via the coding sequence ATGGCAATTGTTGACGCACTCGAACTTTCTCAAGCCCTGATCCGCCACGAAAGTGTAACACCTGATAAGGGTGATGCACTTGATACGCTAGCCTATCACCTTGAGAAAATGGGTTTCACTTGCCACAAGATGGTGTTTGAAGAAGAAGGGACAGATCCTGTCCCTAACCTTTACGCACGCCTTGGCACAAGTTCACCCAACTTCTGCTTTGCAGGCCACACAGATGTAGTACCTGTTGGTGCCGCAAACCGCTGGAGCGTTGACCCATTCGCTGCAGAAGTGAAAGACGGGCAGCTATGGGGCCGTGGTGCTTCAGACATGAAAGCTGCCATCGCTTCCTTCGTCTCTGCAGTTAGCCGCTTCCTTGATAAGAACAACGGAGAGTTCACGGGCTCCCTTTCTCTTCTTATTACCGGAGATGAGGAAGGCCCTGCGGTAAATGGTACCACCAAAGTGCTCGACTGGATGGTAGAGCGCGGTGAGAAGATTGATCTTTGTCTTGTTGGCGAACCAACAAACCCGCAAGAACTTGGGCAGATGATCAAAGTTGGCCGCCGCGGTAGCCTCCACGGCATGATCACAGTTGACGGCACTCAAGGTCATGTTGCTTATCCAAATGTTGCTCATAACCCGATCCCAGACATGGTGAAGGTTCTAGCAGAACTGAATAAAGAACCTCTTGATGCTGGAAACGAACGCTTCCAACCATCAAACCTAGAAATCGTAAACGTGCATGTGGGCAACGAAAGCCACAATGTTATCCCGGCAGAAGCCCATGCGCGCTTCAATGTACGCTTTAACAATGAATTCACACCAGAAAGCCTACAGGCAGAGCTTATTCGCCGCATGGATCGTGCTGGTGTAGATTATAAGATTGACTGGTGGCTGTCTGGCGATAGCTTCCTTACACCAGAATGCTCATTATCCACAGCTGTCGCAGATGCCGCTGAAAAGCACACAGGTCGTAGGCCTGAACTTTCCACAACAGGCGGCACGTCCGATGCACGTTTCATTAAAAACATGTGTCCCGTAGTGGAATTTGGCCTCGTGGGCGCAACAATGCATAAAATTGATGAACATGTTGCTGTAAGTGATATTGAGACGATCACTGATATCTATGAGGATGTGATCAACACATTGGTAAAATAA